From the Winogradskyella forsetii genome, the window CAAAAATCCTGACCGTCAAAAAATGACGTATCAGGATTTTCTTAATTTAATAGTCTAACATGTTCACTAACCATCAACTAATTATGCTATACCTATTAAATAATAAAGTGCGTTGGCAACACTATAATTGTCCTTAAAACCAAATTGTTTATCGGTTTCTCTGAACCAAGTCTAATGTCTAAATTCTAAAAGTGAAGCGGTCTTTTGTCAAAGTTTAAAACATTCCTCCACCTTCTTTTACGTCGTTATCTCTTTGTTTACGGGATTTTGCTCTGTACTTTCCACCACCAAAGCGGTAAGACAACCGTCCAGAAATTTGTTGGCTTTCCCAGTTAAATTGTCCACGTTGGGCATAAGGTCTCTGACCATCAAATTGTGCGTACATGGTATCAAAAATATCATTGTAACTTAAACTAAAGCTAGCCCTGTTATCTTCAAGAAAACTGTAGCGCATGCCTAAGTTTACCATCAGCATATCGCTCATTTCAAATTGTATGTTCTTGTTTTTTCCTCTATACATTCCAAAAGCGGAAAAACTTAAACTTTTACTTACTTTAAAATTGTTGAATGCGCGCACATTATAAGATACATTATCAACTTCAACAGTATTCAAAACTATATCTTGATTGGTGCCAAAGGATTCAGCGACGCTTTTTTGGGTTTGGGAGAATAAATCAAAACTCGCATTAATACTCCACCATTTAGTCGGTCTGTAATTTGATGATAACTCCACACCAAAAGCTGAGGTGTTATCAAAATTCAAATTCGTAAGGATTAAACGGTTAAGATCGGTTCTATCTATTAAAATCGCCTGTTGTATTTCGTCTTCTATGAGTCTGTAAAATACGCCAGCTGTAATACTGCCTTTTTCCAATTGTCTGGTATAATTCACTTCCATGGAATTGGTAAACTGTGGTCGCAATTCTTGATTTCCAAACTGCGAAATCAATGGCGTATTCCATTCTGGTAATGGGTTTACCTGACCAATACCAGGGCGATCAATTCTACGGCTATAACTTAATTGATACGAGTTTTTTTCTGAAGGTGTATAAGTGAAAAATGCCGAAGGGTACAACTCGAAATAGTCATTTTCAAAAGGAATATTTAGTGCGTCGTTGGCGGCCAAATCTCTTTTAAAAGCATCAGAATCCACAGCAACCGTTTCTGCTCTTAAACCTACTTGGTAACTCCATTTTTCCGTCTTTTTACCATAGGTGGCGTAGGCGGAATAAATATCCCTTGCATAATCAAAGCGTGTGGTCGTTGGGATATAATCACCAACTTCATTTTGTTCTCTGGCATTCGATTCATAAAAAATACTGGTGTCAAATAAACGGGCTTCAAGGCCTAATTCGAGTTTTACAGATTCAGATAATGGATTTACGTAATCTAAATTAACCGTAGTTTGATTTCGTTCCGTATTTGTATCTTCTATAAAGTTTGGTCGTTGCGAACTGAAAAATACATTATTAGTATCTCCAATACCATCAAATAAATTATAATCGACTTCGAGTTCTAGGTTATGACCTTCGTCATTAATATTGTGCTTATAATTAAAGTTGTATTGTTGTGAATCGTTCTCATTATCGCCACCTGTAAATTGGGATTCATTTAGTGATGGGTT encodes:
- a CDS encoding outer membrane beta-barrel family protein; protein product: MKHLFLMLMMVSSAILSAQPSSNSDIKSGSISGRVIDAELNQPLPYVNIVIKDTDNKIITGGITSDDGRFEINNIPEGKIIVSIQFVGFKTIDHNITLGMGNYKVDIGDVKLEEASTGLDEVTIVADVSTIQQKVDRKVITIGKDLQTAGATASEIMNNLPSVSVDQQTGSISLRGNQNVRVMVDGKLSNIPADQLLKQIPSTSIKSIELITNPSAKYNPEGMSGIINIVLHKNTQIGFNGNLNFALAYDIEPKFNSSIDANYRNGKFNLYGSYSNAFTKNVNYGQINRIEQEIEQNFYILNNNKSHLYKVGLDYYLDDKNTISVFTNQNSFDGLTRVDSGIDYLTNPSLNESQFTGGDNENDSQQYNFNYKHNINDEGHNLELEVDYNLFDGIGDTNNVFFSSQRPNFIEDTNTERNQTTVNLDYVNPLSESVKLELGLEARLFDTSIFYESNAREQNEVGDYIPTTTRFDYARDIYSAYATYGKKTEKWSYQVGLRAETVAVDSDAFKRDLAANDALNIPFENDYFELYPSAFFTYTPSEKNSYQLSYSRRIDRPGIGQVNPLPEWNTPLISQFGNQELRPQFTNSMEVNYTRQLEKGSITAGVFYRLIEDEIQQAILIDRTDLNRLILTNLNFDNTSAFGVELSSNYRPTKWWSINASFDLFSQTQKSVAESFGTNQDIVLNTVEVDNVSYNVRAFNNFKVSKSLSFSAFGMYRGKNKNIQFEMSDMLMVNLGMRYSFLEDNRASFSLSYNDIFDTMYAQFDGQRPYAQRGQFNWESQQISGRLSYRFGGGKYRAKSRKQRDNDVKEGGGMF